The genomic interval GACACTTGGACCGGATCCAGCGAAATGGCGTTGCGAATGAAGCCGACACCACGCTCATCCAGCGCCTGCACGATCTGGTCGCGGTCCAGCGGTCCGGGAGGAGCCCGCAGCCCACTCTGGTTGCCACGCGCCATTCCGGTGAGCACATCGACGGCGGTTTCGGGGTCGTCGACCTGAAACTGTAGCGCTGAGAGGTTGACGGCTTCCCAGCCTTCGAAGTTGTGCGCGCTGCCGATCCGTGTGTGCCTGACCAGATCGAAAGCGCTATCACCGGAACAGTCCAAGACACCTTCGAGCTTGGCAAGAGCTGTTTTGAGTCTGGAGCTGGCCTGCGCCTCGAATACGTCGTGACTGGCGTAGTCACGGGTACTCTCGACCAGAGCTGCCAAGTCGCCAAACGGCGTGTGCGAGCAGAACTCGATAATCGCATCCGGCGTCTTCTGCAGTTGTCGGCGCGCTTTGACCAATTCTTCCTTCAGATCCGAATCCGATATCTGCCAGCTACGGTGGTTCGGTTGATTCTTCTTTGCCTGTATGTGTCGGGTCGTGCCGCTACCATAGGTAACGACGATGTCGTCCACATCGATGGTCTCGGACGCCCCAGGAAGGGCGACGGCGTCCACTTGCACGGAGGCGATGTTCGGGTCGGACAGCAGCCTGATCAGCCAATGCACGGCGACAGCGAGCTGGTACTCGTCTCCACGGTGGGATCTTCTGGCGGCGATGCTCATGTGTCAAACCGATATGTAAGGCAAAGACGGTCTTCTCAACTGTCAGCCGGGTGGAAGTAGATGACAAGGATCTATTGACGGAGTCATCACGGTTAGAAGTGATCTCGCGCGCGTAGAAGCGACATGTAAGTTGAATCGCGCGGATCGCTCCGAGTCGGGTCCTCGTTGAACAAAGTAGCGTTGGAACGGCCCCTCAAATACGATGACCTCGTCGAACTCTTTACCTTTGGATTTGTGTATTGTCATCACCGATACGCCTTGGTGAGCGCGACCTGTCGCTGCAAACTGATCCTCTACGACTGCTGCACGCAGGAGCGACCTCGCTTCGACATAAGCACTGTGTGCGCGCCAGGCGTCGGCCAAGACCGCCTCAATCTGTGCGCCACGGTGTAGCAGTCGCATGTGCCGAGCTTCTTTCGCGGCGGATTGGAGTTCAGCTCGGGAGCTCGCTGCCATTGCTGCTCGCACCGCTCGCCAATCCGACACTGGGTCGCCAGTAAGTTGGAGTTGTGCCACCTCGGCAACTAGCTGGCGGACTCCCGGTCCAATGCCTGCTGCTCCGTAGCCCCTGTCGCCTCGTGTCCGGACTGCGGTCGCCAGAGTGCGCATCCGTCGAGATCTGGTGATCGCAGTATTCGAAGCGTTCTCGGTGCGCCCGACCTCAAATGCCGCGAGTGCTTCAAGAACGGCAGCGCCAAGTTCAATTTCGGAGCTTCTGGGCTCCAGGAGCAGCGCAATCAGCATGCCGGCCAGCATAGGGCCCTCGGCCGAGACAACAATGTCGATGGGATACCTAGGAAGCCCGTGCTCTGCACCGTACATGTAATCAAATACGGCTGCGGCTAGGGGGTTCGACGGCACAAGAACTGCCAACGACCAGGTTTCCCGTCGCCTTAGTCGGTTTGCAGTTTCAAGCACCTTCTGCTTCAAGGGCCTGAGGCTGCGACCTGCGTATCGAATCACAGAAACACCTGTGTAGTGCTGCTGGCGGAATGCCCCATCAAGAATCGCATCCGCGAATGCAGTGATATCAGTGCCAGCACTGCGATTGTTTTCGCTGAGGAAATCGAATTCGGTTGGGGCGAATGCTTCAATGAAATCATTGAAGCGCCGAGGACTCGCACCCTTGAAGTCGTAGATGCGCTGCTTGGGGTCGCCCAGTGCAATCAAACGGCTGTGCTGTCCTAGGCGGGAGATCATTGCCCATTCTTGATCATTCGTGTCTTGGAATTCATCCACGATGATCGTTGGATAGGCATGGCCGAAGGCCTGAGCCAAAACAGGTAATTTTTCCAGCAACTCTGTTAGCAGAATTGGGAAAAGATCGAAAGCAACCAATCCTTCTTCATCAAACAGCTGCCTTTGGCGCGCGGTGCGTGCACCGCCAGCGAGTCCCGCAAGGCGCTCTCGTGCCTGGGCGGGAAGTAGAAGCGAAACTCCGGGTTTCGTGCCTAGCAGATACGCATGACTCTTCAAGACCGACCACGCGAAGCCATGGTAGGTGTTGATTTCGATGCGGCGCAGCTGATCTTTGGGGAGCGTTGCCGTAGCCTGCTCGGCGACGCGGGCAATCGTGGCACGGGCGAAACTCAGGAATAGCGCCTTC from Xanthomonas sp. DAR 34887 carries:
- a CDS encoding UvrD-helicase domain-containing protein yields the protein MPLVLCEQRQRLLGTDGHIIVRGGAGSGKTTIALAKACEDLAAGRIGNSAKALFLSFARATIARVAEQATATLPKDQLRRIEINTYHGFAWSVLKSHAYLLGTKPGVSLLLPAQARERLAGLAGGARTARQRQLFDEEGLVAFDLFPILLTELLEKLPVLAQAFGHAYPTIIVDEFQDTNDQEWAMISRLGQHSRLIALGDPKQRIYDFKGASPRRFNDFIEAFAPTEFDFLSENNRSAGTDITAFADAILDGAFRQQHYTGVSVIRYAGRSLRPLKQKVLETANRLRRRETWSLAVLVPSNPLAAAVFDYMYGAEHGLPRYPIDIVVSAEGPMLAGMLIALLLEPRSSEIELGAAVLEALAAFEVGRTENASNTAITRSRRMRTLATAVRTRGDRGYGAAGIGPGVRQLVAEVAQLQLTGDPVSDWRAVRAAMAASSRAELQSAAKEARHMRLLHRGAQIEAVLADAWRAHSAYVEARSLLRAAVVEDQFAATGRAHQGVSVMTIHKSKGKEFDEVIVFEGPFQRYFVQRGPDSERSARFNLHVASTRARSLLTVMTPSIDPCHLLPPG